One window of Magallana gigas chromosome 2, xbMagGiga1.1, whole genome shotgun sequence genomic DNA carries:
- the LOC136272856 gene encoding uncharacterized protein translates to MASVARNPGYKRISRHFLKTCGFKLLSVDEKAVEAVVRHPGPTISDYDVYGQPKLWNMMNLVVSGRMFVHHQPLDETGRTFRDFEKLTSDRLTFLVTSEICFTKALYDPDVPKSSLLTTVKGGYIGNTSFNSHSLMKTESNELLISNVNQVVSIDMETRRPKPLPDWWKVKYAESAKMFESYKLEKFPKGENTSVYHVKVAWSDTDMNNHATWSAYVRYAKDAAHHAVRTGFLPDFEENLGKGISKIQSHYLGECLEGDELTVYIWEDSGESYQLKCHIDKNEECIFQTVISLF, encoded by the exons GAGAATTTCTCGTCACTTTTTGAAAACTTGTGGATTTAAGCTTCTCTCCGTGGATGAGAAAGCGGTGGAGGCTGTAGTTAGACATCCTGGTCCAACAATTTCAGACTACGACGTCTACG ggCAGCCAAAATTATGGAACATGATGAACCTCGTGGTATCAGGCCGCATGTTTGTTCATCATCAGCCACTTGACGAAACGGGAAGAACATTCCGAGACTTTGAAAAATTGACGAGTGATCGATTAACTTTCCTGGTGACATCAGAAATCTGCTTCACGAAGGCTCTTTATGATCCTGACGTACCCAAAAGTTCACTGTTGACAACAGTTAAGGGAGGTTACATTGGGAACACATCTTTTAATTCCCACTCACTTATGAAAACCGAAAGCAACGAACTTCTGATAAGTAACGTCAATCAAGTTGTCAGCATAGACATGGAGACAAGGCGACCGAAGCCTCTTCCAGATTGGTGGAAGGTTAAATATGCAGAGTCAGCAAAAATGTTTGAGTCCTACAAACTAGAGAAGTTCCCAAAGGGAGAGAACACAAGTGTTTACCATGTGAAAGTGGCCTGGAGTGATACAGACATGAATAATCATGCTACATGGAGTGCGTATGTGAGGTACGCTAAGGATGCTGCTCACCATGCTGTCAGAACTGGTTTTCTGCCAGACTTTGAGGAAAATCTAGGGAAGGGAATCAGCAAAATTCAGTCACATTACTTAGGAGAGTGCTTGGAAGGGGATGAACTTACAGTGTACATTTGGGAAGATTCAGGGGAAAGCTATCAGCTAAAATGtcatattgataaaaatgagGAATGTATATTTCAAACAGTAATTTCCTTGTTTTAG